In the Sebastes fasciatus isolate fSebFas1 chromosome 12, fSebFas1.pri, whole genome shotgun sequence genome, GAAGCATAATGTTTGCCAGACAGACGGCTGGCTAGCTAGCTGGgtgttttaacctttaacaTGGTTTTAACGAGAGCAGGTTACAGTAGAGATGAAACgttcataatgtaataaataaagtgcATTTTATTGTTGCGTTTGCATTGTGTTGAACCCCAGAGAAATGAAGTGAAACACTGAAATAGTGTATTTTGAAGCTAAGCCGTCGATCCGACCACACTGGTTTGTTTATGGACAAAGAGAAGAGCAGCGACACTGTGAGTACAACACCACCTTATTTACACCTGTCGGTTTATAGAGGAACCAATGCTTGCAGGTAAGCACACAGTAACCTGGACTTTATGCCTTCAGACTGAAACTCTGCCTTGTACTTCTCACAGAGAGCTCAGTGCTCCTGGATGGAGATGCATCAATTCATTGGTGACCTCCTCACATCTGGAAACGCCTCGAAGGATCAGCCAGATGTGCTGATGAACGCAGCATGGGgcgtggctgctgctgctgctggtggtggtggtgttgttgttggtggtggtggtgatgctcAGCGGTTCAAAGCTGCTTCACTTGAACCTCCACAACAACAACCTCCTCGACCTGCCAGGGACAAGTCCGAGGTTGGACAGATCCAGCCTGGGGCCCcacagaggaagggagagacCAGAGCTCGGAGAGAAGGTTAGACAGCCCCAAAAATAAAGATTGatttaataatcttcatgtgtaATTTTCATTgtaattcatatttttctttttctatataGATGTGCATAATGCCTGCACCTGCCCTGGCTGCCCTTACTCCACTTCTTCCTTTGAGACTTTAAAAGCCAGACAATCTTTGTCCTCGTCCCAGCGCTCGGATGCAGCGTGCCAGCCCAAAGACCTCAGCAGTGCTGCTCCGGTGAGCCTCAGCATGTGCTTACCGGACACCCCCGAACCGAGCAGCACCACCTCTGAGCTGGAGACCAGGGCGTCCGGCAGACCGCAGAGGGAGGATGCAGACAGAGGGACTCAGAGCTCAGACCACGCTCCTCCTCCAAGAGCGTCCTCCGGCTCCGTGTCCCACCTCTCTGTGTTTCCTTGCTTGTGTTGCCACCGCAGTCTGCAAACCTGCAGCCAGATACTGAGCCACCAGCAAGGCACGGACTCCCCGTTTTCTCACAGCCATCATCCTTTCCATCACCACCATTGTCCTATGACCTCTTGTTTACCCTGCCCTCAGCTCGCCCGCTCTCATGCTCCACAGCTCTCGGGCCCTTTCCCCTGCATGCCTTGCCAGCACTCCTTTCCTACCTGTACTCAGGTCTGCCACCACCagcacagacaaacacaacaacaacaagaggaAAGAGGCAGGCCGGCTACGACCATGCTGTCGCTACATCCCTGCATGCACTGCTCTGCCTCTTTTTCCAGACCGTCCCAGTTGCTGCAGCACCAGCGCTCCGAGCACGCCCTCAAACCGTCCGGCTTCCTCTGCACAGAGTGCGGCAGGGCCTTCAACTCGCACAGCAACCTCCGCATCCACCTCAACGTGCACACCGGCGCCCGGCCCTACACCTGCTCCGACTGCGGGAAGAGTTTCAGCCAGTCGGGGGCTCTGAAGATCCACAGGCGGATTCACACCGGTGAAAGGCCGTATACCTGTGGATTTTGCGGCAGGGGGTTTCCCCACCTGGCGGGGGTCCGGGCCCATCAGAGGACCCACACGGGAGAGAAGCCCTACTGCTGTAGCCAGTGTG is a window encoding:
- the LOC141779316 gene encoding uncharacterized protein LOC141779316 codes for the protein MDKEKSSDTRAQCSWMEMHQFIGDLLTSGNASKDQPDVLMNAAWGVAAAAAGGGGVVVGGGGDAQRFKAASLEPPQQQPPRPARDKSEVGQIQPGAPQRKGETRARREDVHNACTCPGCPYSTSSFETLKARQSLSSSQRSDAACQPKDLSSAAPVSLSMCLPDTPEPSSTTSELETRASGRPQREDADRGTQSSDHAPPPRASSGSVSHLSVFPCLCCHRSLQTCSQILSHQQGTDSPFSHSHHPFHHHHCPMTSCLPCPQLARSHAPQLSGPFPCMPCQHSFPTCTQVCHHQHRQTQQQQEERGRPATTMLSLHPCMHCSASFSRPSQLLQHQRSEHALKPSGFLCTECGRAFNSHSNLRIHLNVHTGARPYTCSDCGKSFSQSGALKIHRRIHTGERPYTCGFCGRGFPHLAGVRAHQRTHTGEKPYCCSQCGKCFTQSGALKIHMRIHTGERPFICSFCGKGFSNRSGIRFHYRTVHGLAPEHAGEAGAGRGYPPGRPRTFPPASVGLNTPDSNSHTAPNSREPPASTAAHPGNESKFQSEGANPGGSREGLLYACEDCGLRFKDAPSRNRHQTVMHYSSEEREAEGQRKELSTNETGVN